From Gossypium raimondii isolate GPD5lz chromosome 11, ASM2569854v1, whole genome shotgun sequence:
TAGTTTTGAGAACTTTGGTTCTTCCTTTGTCTGGAAATATAGCTTATAAGCTTTGAACCCAAATAAGCCAAAGGTCATATTGTAAGCATGATTATATGAACCAACTGAGCTAAGTTCGGGATTTCGACTTTGAGATCAATCATAAATTTTCTTTGCAAAATAATGGCCAGTAGGCTTTCATGGGTTTTTTGGAGAatcttttaatgaaattgtttaCATCTTACAGTGTGTGATCAAATGTTCTTCACCGAATTAATGAGGGAAGCAACAGATATAGCTGGATGCTTCAGTTCCCGAGTCCGACATCTCCTCCATCTTCACGTCCCCAGAGGGATGCAGCGGTATGTTCTGCGGTTACGCCAATGTTTCAAAAACGACCAACAAGCTTTAGTGGAAGAAGGGCTGATGTTAATCGAGTATATCACGATGAATGCAATCGCCATCCGTAAAATCCTCAAGAAGTATGATAAAGTATGCAACCATTAATCCGTTTTTTCAATCACTTTCCACATCAAAATAAAGATCCAAAgatgatttaattgattttgatctgTTTTTAGGTACATAGCTCTGCTAATGGGAAGAACTTCAAGTCCAAACTGAGGGCCGAACATTTGGAGCTTTTGCAATCACCATGGCTGATAGAATTAGGAGCTCTTTCGTTGAATTTCAAAGGATCAGATGATGGTGAAGCATTCATTCAGTTTTCCGGCTCGTTTTCGTGCAACCTCGATGAAATGGAACCGGTGATGACGTTGATGCTTCCGCATTCAATAAAGCTGGAATACAACTTAAAGTGTGCTATTTGCTTGGTAAATAAGCTCATAAAATTCAAAGTAAATTTCCCACTTTTTCAATGcaatttgttaatataattttttttttggtcctTTATCTATTAGGAAATTGTTTTCAATCCATATGCTTTGAGTTGTGGTCATCTTTTCTGCAAATCATGTGCTTGCTCAGCCGCTTCTGTGATGATCTTTCAAGGACTTAAAGCCTCGAGTCCGGATTCAAAGTGTCCCATCTGTCGAGAGGTTCGGGTTTTGCTTCgatatacacacacatatatatatgtacgtatgtTTTTTATGTCATAATCTTTTGTTTCTTCTGTCATATGCAGGCTGGAGTTTATGCTAATGCGGTGCACATGCTAGAGCTGGATCTTCTAATTAAGAAAAGGTGGGTGAGCCAAAACTGAAAAAATCCAAGGTTAAAGTATGCCATAAGTCCATGTATtattcccaaaattttgaatttagtcttacttttatttttaggaatttagcccctctacttttttaaatttcaaagtttaGGTCCAATTGTTACCaccattaaattttttggtgtgacactttgaaataaaaaaaaatactcactcagtagtcatgtaactaaaagaATAACActgtaatgaacttgaatttaaaaataattttaacagtgttaataattggacttaaataattttaacagtgttaataattggacttaaattttaaaatctgaaaaatagagTGATTGAATTCCTagaataaaagtatagggaccgTATTCCCAAATTGGGAAGAGTACAGGGATtgatggcatattttaaccaaaacttaattcatttcttAGAGAAAATAATAGTACTtgtgaaattataaaatctttGCATAGAATAAGATAcaattggattttaaaatttttaagtcattttagtTCGAagttaatttcactttttaGGTGATTTCATTTTTGGTTCGAGCcattttgggtttagattgcttattcgtttaattcagatttgaTGCTTGGGTTTTTTGGGCCAAGCCATTATGTGTTTGAATCCTGTTTAGGTTGGTCAATTTAGATTTAGGTCATTTCAAGTtacatgttcatatagtttcggGTTCGAGTCAATTTTGGGTTTCGGTTTGGTTTAACTTGGGTTGAGATTGTTGCCTTTTTATGATCATATCAATTTGAGTTGAGTTTGAGTTGATCGAACCGAGTTTTGAATGGAGTATAATCTcctaaatatatttataaaaaaagttaagcATACCTTATTAAACACGGACTCATATCTCATACTAATTCGAGTTTAGTGAATGTATCGGAATGTGTCCCGGAGGCAGGGGCATAGCCGAAGGGGGCAGGCAGAGGCCTTAGCCCCCTTGGCTAAATGGGAAAATTGCTTTATAGCTCttcccaaaattaaaaaattcaactcaatcctttttaacctttgattaaatgaaacaaattataattttagcattttaataCAAGATTTTTAGCTTTGGCCTCtgagattttataattttatcttggtctacttaaacaaaatttttggcTTCGCCCTTGCTCGGAGATTCATTTGACGCTTTTCaatcccttttcctttttcttccccGGCCCAATTCGGCCACCTCGACTCCAATCAAACATCAACAAGTGTAAACTCGatatttatgtgtatatatattttgtggtGTTTACAGGCACAAAGATTATTGGAAAGAAAGGGCGATTGCAGAACGTGCAGAGATGGTGAAGCAATCAAAGGAGTACTGGGAATCTCAAACCAAATATGTGGTGGGCTATTAactaacatttttatttttaaaaatgaagcCAATGATGAATATGCTTAG
This genomic window contains:
- the LOC105761678 gene encoding probable E3 ubiquitin-protein ligase BAH1-like produces the protein MKFGETFKEYLHGDQEWFLDKVSHVEYKRLKKVLKSCRRCKALHEGNSTIEQTDGEQQQNPTFSRFCQCQPCPVCDQMFFTELMREATDIAGCFSSRVRHLLHLHVPRGMQRYVLRLRQCFKNDQQALVEEGLMLIEYITMNAIAIRKILKKYDKVHSSANGKNFKSKLRAEHLELLQSPWLIELGALSLNFKGSDDGEAFIQFSGSFSCNLDEMEPVMTLMLPHSIKLEYNLKCAICLEIVFNPYALSCGHLFCKSCACSAASVMIFQGLKASSPDSKCPICREAGVYANAVHMLELDLLIKKRHKDYWKERAIAERAEMVKQSKEYWESQTKYVVGY